One stretch of Harmonia axyridis chromosome 1, icHarAxyr1.1, whole genome shotgun sequence DNA includes these proteins:
- the LOC123670667 gene encoding uncharacterized protein LOC123670667, with translation MASSLPQSNNEEYSGDLTVNEEVDPIFSMEHKNTEIHHTDFAMHMRKPDHMKEYDLNHPDIIFAINLGIQMQGINDVIGTIKPKLRADLQCLVSEACIKALDKKQVTFCLDNNEK, from the exons ATGGCAAGTAGTCTACCCCAAAGCAATAACGAAGAATACAGTGGAGACCTGACAGTAAACGAAGAAGTAGATCCTATATTCAGC ATGGAACATAAGAATACGGAAATCCACCATACAGATTTTGCAATGCACATGAGGAAGCCTGACCATATGAAAGAATACGATTTGAACCATCCTGATATAATTTTCGCAATTAATCTGGGAATCCAAATGCAAGGCATAAACGACGTAATTGGAACAATCAAACCTAAATTGAGGGCTGATTTGCAGTGTTTAGTTAGCGAAGCTTGCATCAAAGCTTTAGACAAAAAACAAGTCACATTTTGCTTGGATAATAACGAAAAATAA
- the LOC123670666 gene encoding BTB/POZ domain-containing protein 9 isoform X1, with the protein MSSQKYLQNSDSSNPRLGDIEHLTQLSENLSALCMSHEYSDVILIVEGQRLHAHKVILASRSEYFRALLYGGLKETNQSEIVLSDAPLKAFKILLKYIYTGHMYLMTLKEEIILDTLGLANQYGFVELESAICDVLQQLLSLRNVCAVLDTAQVYGLGNLVKVCHNFMDRHASKILAHESFLQLSQSSLIDLLKRDSFFAPEVEIFQGVLNWSKANEDIGDNVLKCVRLPLMTVTQLLSVVRPASIVKPDALLDAIAERTNVRLSSLPYRGQLLINENVLSQYSDSKVIEGELREYLLDGDVTSYDMERGYTRHAIVGPGDSGIIVKLGTPSIINHIKMLLWDRDLRSYSYYIEVSMEQKDWVKVIDYSRYSCRSWQNLYFESRVVQYIKVVGTQNTVNKDVFSMKVFHLVNLEAYYRPEIPKLVDGVICPTYNVATLKKSAIVIEGVSRARNALLNGDTKHYDWDSGYTCHQLGSGCILVQLGQPYVVSSLRLLLWDCDDRSYSYYIETSVDVWSWETLVDNTRENCKSWQVITFPPRPVLFIKIVGTNNTANEVFHCVHLECPSQEEINIFPTSSKPSVSKAQKENQTPEVLAPTETATEAEEEIPPLLEF; encoded by the exons ATGAGTAGCCAAAAATACCTCCAGAATTCGGATAGCTCAAATCCGAGGCTTGGTGATATTGAACATTTAACACAATTATCAGAAAATTTATCAGCACTGTGCATGAGCCATGAGTACTCCGATGTAATTCTGATAGTAGAGGGACAGAGGCTCCATGCTCACAAG GTCATTTTAGCCTCTAGAAGCGAGTATTTCAGAGCATTACTTTATGGAGGATTGAAGGAAACAAACCAG TCGGAAATTGTACTCTCAGATGCCCCCTTGAAGGCATTCAAAATTTTGCTGAAGTATATCTATACAG GCCACATGTATCTGATGACACTCAAAGAGGAAATAATTCTGGACACCCTGGGCTTAGCCAACCAGTATGGTTTTGTGGAACTAGAGTCGGCTATTTGTGATGTTCTGCAGCAACTCCTCTCTCTGCGTAATGTATGCGCTGTCCTTGACACGGCGCAGGTTTATGGACTTGGCAATCTTGTTAAAGTATGTCATAATTTCATGGATAGACATGCTTCAAAGATTTTGGCTCATGAATCTTTCCTTCAGCTGTCACAG tcTTCCCTGATTGATTTGCTCAAAAGGGATTCCTTCTTTGCTCCTGAAGTGGAAATATTCCAAGGGGTTCTCAATTGGAGCAAAGCTAATGAAGATATTGGAGATAATGTTCTAAAATGTGTTCGATTGCCATTAATGACAGTTACACAGTTGTTGTCCGTTGTGCGACCTGCTAGCATAGTTAAACCAGATGCCTTGTTGGATGCAATTGCAGAAAGAACAAATGTTAGACTGAGCAGCTTACCCTATAGAGGACAATTAC TGATAAACGAGAATGTGCTTAGTCAGTATTCAGATTCTAAAGTCATTGAGGGCGAATTAAGAGAATATCTTCTTGATGGTGACGTCACATCTTATGATATGGAGAGAGGTTATACTAGACATGCCATAGTAGGTCCAGGCGACTCGGGTATCATTGTCAAACTTGGAACTCCATCTATAATTAATCACATTAAAATGCTTCTATGGGACAGAGATTTGAG ATCCTACTCGTACTATATCGAAGTATCCATGGAACAAAAAGACTGGGTTAAAGTAATAGACTATAGCAGATACTCGTGCCGATCTTggcaaaatttatattttgaaagccGAGTAGTTCAGTACATAAAGGTAGTGGGAACACAAAACACTGTTAATAAG GATGTTTTTTCCATGAAGGTTTTCCATTTGGTAAATTTGGAGGCTTACTACAGGCCTGAAATTCCAAAATTGGTCGATGGTGTCATATGTCCCACTTACAACGTTGCCACTTTGAAGAAAAGCGCCATTGTTATAGAAGGGGTGAG CCGTGCTCGAAACGCTCTCCTGAATGGTGATACTAAACACTATGATTGGGACTCGGGGTACACTTGCCACCAGTTGGGTTCTGGTTGTATTCTGGTCCAATTGG GGCAACCATATGTAGTATCCAGTCTTAGACTACTGCTCTGGGACTGTGATGATAGAAGTTATAGTTATTACATTGAGACATCCGTTGATGTGTGGAGTTGGGAAACTTTGGTTGATAATACTCGAGAAAATTGTAAATCTTGGCAAGTGATCACCTTCCCTCCTAGGCCTGTCCTTTTCATCAAAATAGTCGGAACTAACAATACTGCTAATGAG
- the LOC123670666 gene encoding BTB/POZ domain-containing protein 9 isoform X2 — MSSQKYLQNSDSSNPRLGDIEHLTQLSENLSALCMSHEYSDVILIVEGQRLHAHKVILASRSEYFRALLYGGLKETNQSEIVLSDAPLKAFKILLKYIYTGHMYLMTLKEEIILDTLGLANQYGFVELESAICDVLQQLLSLRNVCAVLDTAQVYGLGNLVKVCHNFMDRHASKILAHESFLQLSQSSLIDLLKRDSFFAPEVEIFQGVLNWSKANEDIGDNVLKCVRLPLMTVTQLLSVVRPASIVKPDALLDAIAERTNVRLSSLPYRGQLLINENVLSQYSDSKVIEGELREYLLDGDVTSYDMERGYTRHAIVGPGDSGIIVKLGTPSIINHIKMLLWDRDLRSYSYYIEVSMEQKDWVKVIDYSRYSCRSWQNLYFESRVVQYIKVVGTQNTVNKVFHLVNLEAYYRPEIPKLVDGVICPTYNVATLKKSAIVIEGVSRARNALLNGDTKHYDWDSGYTCHQLGSGCILVQLGQPYVVSSLRLLLWDCDDRSYSYYIETSVDVWSWETLVDNTRENCKSWQVITFPPRPVLFIKIVGTNNTANEVFHCVHLECPSQEEINIFPTSSKPSVSKAQKENQTPEVLAPTETATEAEEEIPPLLEF, encoded by the exons ATGAGTAGCCAAAAATACCTCCAGAATTCGGATAGCTCAAATCCGAGGCTTGGTGATATTGAACATTTAACACAATTATCAGAAAATTTATCAGCACTGTGCATGAGCCATGAGTACTCCGATGTAATTCTGATAGTAGAGGGACAGAGGCTCCATGCTCACAAG GTCATTTTAGCCTCTAGAAGCGAGTATTTCAGAGCATTACTTTATGGAGGATTGAAGGAAACAAACCAG TCGGAAATTGTACTCTCAGATGCCCCCTTGAAGGCATTCAAAATTTTGCTGAAGTATATCTATACAG GCCACATGTATCTGATGACACTCAAAGAGGAAATAATTCTGGACACCCTGGGCTTAGCCAACCAGTATGGTTTTGTGGAACTAGAGTCGGCTATTTGTGATGTTCTGCAGCAACTCCTCTCTCTGCGTAATGTATGCGCTGTCCTTGACACGGCGCAGGTTTATGGACTTGGCAATCTTGTTAAAGTATGTCATAATTTCATGGATAGACATGCTTCAAAGATTTTGGCTCATGAATCTTTCCTTCAGCTGTCACAG tcTTCCCTGATTGATTTGCTCAAAAGGGATTCCTTCTTTGCTCCTGAAGTGGAAATATTCCAAGGGGTTCTCAATTGGAGCAAAGCTAATGAAGATATTGGAGATAATGTTCTAAAATGTGTTCGATTGCCATTAATGACAGTTACACAGTTGTTGTCCGTTGTGCGACCTGCTAGCATAGTTAAACCAGATGCCTTGTTGGATGCAATTGCAGAAAGAACAAATGTTAGACTGAGCAGCTTACCCTATAGAGGACAATTAC TGATAAACGAGAATGTGCTTAGTCAGTATTCAGATTCTAAAGTCATTGAGGGCGAATTAAGAGAATATCTTCTTGATGGTGACGTCACATCTTATGATATGGAGAGAGGTTATACTAGACATGCCATAGTAGGTCCAGGCGACTCGGGTATCATTGTCAAACTTGGAACTCCATCTATAATTAATCACATTAAAATGCTTCTATGGGACAGAGATTTGAG ATCCTACTCGTACTATATCGAAGTATCCATGGAACAAAAAGACTGGGTTAAAGTAATAGACTATAGCAGATACTCGTGCCGATCTTggcaaaatttatattttgaaagccGAGTAGTTCAGTACATAAAGGTAGTGGGAACACAAAACACTGTTAATAAG GTTTTCCATTTGGTAAATTTGGAGGCTTACTACAGGCCTGAAATTCCAAAATTGGTCGATGGTGTCATATGTCCCACTTACAACGTTGCCACTTTGAAGAAAAGCGCCATTGTTATAGAAGGGGTGAG CCGTGCTCGAAACGCTCTCCTGAATGGTGATACTAAACACTATGATTGGGACTCGGGGTACACTTGCCACCAGTTGGGTTCTGGTTGTATTCTGGTCCAATTGG GGCAACCATATGTAGTATCCAGTCTTAGACTACTGCTCTGGGACTGTGATGATAGAAGTTATAGTTATTACATTGAGACATCCGTTGATGTGTGGAGTTGGGAAACTTTGGTTGATAATACTCGAGAAAATTGTAAATCTTGGCAAGTGATCACCTTCCCTCCTAGGCCTGTCCTTTTCATCAAAATAGTCGGAACTAACAATACTGCTAATGAG